The genomic window GGCGCGGGCGATCGCGTCGGGGTCGGTCGCCCGGAGGTGGCGGATCTCGGCGAACCGCTTCGGGTCGACGAGCTGCGGGTCATGCCCGGACATCGGCGGCCCTCCCGTCGAGTCCGCGCTCGTCGAGTCCGCGCCCGTCGAGTCCGCGCTCGGCGAGCAGCGCGTCGACCTCGTCGGTCGTCGGCATCGCGGTCGAGCACTCGCGCCGCGTGGCGACGATCGCGCCGGCCGCGTTCGCGAAGCGGATGATCCGATCGAGGGGCCAGCCGGCGAGCAGGCCGTGCGCGAGTGCGCCGCCGAAGCCGTCGCCGGCGCCGAGACCGTTCACGACCTCGACCGGGATCGGTGGGGACTCGACCGTCTCGTCGCGGGTCTTCGCGAGCACGCCGGCGGGGCCCTGCTTGACGACCGCGAGGTCGAGCCCGCGGTCGAGCAGTGCGTCGGCAGCGCGGTGCGGGTCGCGTTCGCCGACGGCGACCTCGACCTCGTCGAGGTTGCCGACCGCGACGGTGACGTGCTCGAGCGCACGGCGCACCTCGCGGCGCGCGTCGTCGACCGACGACCAGAACATCGGCCGGTAGTCGAGGTCGAGCACGGTGAGCGGGCGACGCCCGCGGGACGCCCAGGCGGCGTGGTGGGTGTCGCGACTCGGCTGCTCGCTGAGCCCGGTCACGGTCGACCAGTACATGCGGGCGTCGCGGATGTCGTCGAGCGGAAGGTCTTCCGCGCGGAGGTCGAGATCGGGTGCCAGCGGACGCCGGTAGAACGTCAGCGGGAAGTCGTCGGGCGGGAAGATCTCGCAGAACGTGATCGGCGTCTGCAGGTCGGGCGACGTTCCGAGGTATCCGGGGTCGACGCCGAGGCGGTCGAGCTCACGCCGGAGGAAGCGCCCGAACGCGTCGTCGCCGGTCTTGCTGACGATGGCGCTTCGCCGGCCGTGCCGGGCCGCGGCGATGGCCACGTTCGCGGCGCTGCCGCCGAGTGATCGGGTGAAGGTCTCGACTTCGTCGAGGTGCCGTTCGATCTCGAGCGGGTACAGGTCGATGCCGATCCGCCCGATCGTGATGAGGTCATGGATGTGTGCTGCTGTGGTCATGCGTCGCCGTGCCACTCCCTCGCTTCGCCGCGGACGGTGATCACAGTTTACACAGAATGTCCTAACAAACTAGGTGCTCTTGAGCGATCACCCGAGTCGACGCTCTCCACAGCCGCGCGATGCAGTCCGTTCACGGCATATCCCGCCCTCTACGCTGAGCCGAAATGTTCAGTGCCGAACGCGATTCGGCCGAATCGAGGAGGGTCTCATGTACGACGCAGAAGCCCAGCGTGATCAGTTCGGCCGACCGACGGGGGCGTTCATCGGCGCCGCATGGGTCGCACTGGCGCTCGCCGTGGCCGTGTACCTCATCAGCCTGTGGAACGCAGACCTGGACCCCTTCGAGAAGGGCTTCTTCCTCGGGGCGTTCTTCTTCGGCCTGCTCAGCGCGGTCGGCCTGCAGAAGTCGGTCCGCGACCGGCACGAAGGCGTGCCGGTCACCACGATCTACCTCGGCGTCTCGTGGCTCGGCCTCGGCATCAGCCTGGCGATGCTGGCCTGGGGCCTGTGGAACAGCCCGATGCTGCCGAGTGAGAACGGGCTCTACGGCATGACCTTCGCGATGGCGGTGTTCGCGACCGTGGTCGTGCAGAAGAACGTTCGCGATTCGCTCGCGTTCAAGGCGCGGCATCCCGAGATCTACGGTGCGGATGCCGTCAACGCACGCCGGCAGACCGCGCAGGTCGACGCCTGAGTTCAGATCGTCGAGACGAGAACGCCGTTCTCGGCCGGCAGCACACGCCAGACACTGCCCGACCCCTCGACCCGGAGCCCGCCGTCACCGACGATCAGCGCCGTGCGCTCGTCGATGCCGAGTGCGCCCGTGATCAGCCCGGATTCGACGGCAGCGACCAGGCGGGACAGCATGCCCCGCTGGGCCACGTGGACCTCGATCGCCACGTCGACCAGCCCGATGCCGACCTCGATCTCCAGCTCGACCCCTGGCTCGTCGGGGTCCTCAGGCGAGACCACCACGCCGCCGATGCGTGAACCGCTCCCGAGCGAACCCGCCGCCGCGATCATCGCGCCGGCCGAGATGCCGAGGTACGGCACTCCGTCGGCCACAAGTCGGCGCATGCTGTCGAACACCGGCTCGAGTCCCGCACGCACGGTCTCGACGTTGCCGCCGCCCACCGCCATGCCGTCGATGTCGGCCAGCGCGTCCAGGCCGATCGGCTCGCCGGCGCGGCCTGCGGTCAGATGCAGCTCGATAGCCGCTCCCGCGGCGGCTTCGACCAGGAGTTCGCCGAGCGCCGCTGCCTTCTCTTCGGCCTCGGGGTGCAGCGAGATCACGGCGATGCGCGGCTGCGCGCGACCCGCCTCGCTCGCGCGCCGGATCGCTTCGGCGACGAACGGTGTGTGGAGCGGGGCATCCGCACGTGTCGTCGCGCCGCCGCCGATGAGATGCACGCTCACGCGGCATCAACTCCGGCTGCGACGAGCGATGCTCCCGCATCGCGGCACGGGCGCCCAGCAGGCCGCGTGCCCCCGCCCGCAGATCCGTCGTTCACAGAGAAAGCCACCCGAAGAGGGTATCCGCTGACTCCGGCGCGATGAGTTCTGCGGGTGCCGCCGGTATGTATTCCTGAGTTCACCGGGTCGGCCGGGGAGCCGGAGGCAAGGGGAAGCGAATGTCAGACAGCCGAACTCACGACGAGGCCGCGATCGAGACGGTCCTGGAGGATTCGTATCGCGCGTGGGCCGCGGGGGATGCGGCCGGAATGGTGGCGGACTACATCGAGGACGCGACGGCCATCATGCCGGGCTCCTTGCGCGATGGGCGCGAGGCGATCCGCGCGAGCATGGCGCAGGCGTTCGCGGGTCCGCTGAGGGGCACCTCGGTGTACAGCAGACCACTCAGCACACGCTTCGTCGGAGAGGACCTCGCTATCGTCGTCAGCGAGAGCGGGATTCTGTTCCCGGGGCAGAGCGCGGTTCCTGACGAGGGCAAGGTGAACGCGACGTGGGTGCTGGCGAAACAGCGCGGGAGCTGGAAGATCGCGGCGTATCACAACAGCGCCGTGCAGGCGTGAGCGCAGCTGCCGCGGAGTTCGAGCGGCAGGCGGAGCGGTTCCGGCCCGAGCTGCTCGCGTACTGCTACCGCATGTCGGGCGCTGCGCACGAGGCGGAGGACCTGGTCCAAGACACCTTCCTGAGAGCCTGGCGTGCTCGCGGGCAGTATGACGAAAGCCGCGCGTCGCTGCGCACCTGGCTGTACCGGATCGCCACGAACGTGTGTCTCACCGCGCTCGAGTCGCGGTCGCGCCGACCACTGCCCTCGGGTTTCATCGCGCCGAGAGAGCCGGATGCCCCGTTCGCGGTCGGCGTGGATGTCACCTGGTTGCAGCCCCTTCCTGACGCCATGCTCGATACCGCCGACCCGGCCGCCACCGTGATCGACCGCAGCAGCCTGCGCCTCGCCCTCGCCGCTGCATTGCAACACCTCTCCGCCGGCCAGCGCGGAGCATTGATCCTGCGCGAGGTGCTCGGGTTCTCCGCGGCGGAGTCCGCCGAGATCCTCGGTGTCACGGTTTCGGCGGTCAACAGCTCGCTGCAGCGGGCACGCGCGCGCCTCAAGGTCGCAGGAGTTGCACTGGAGCAGTCGAATGAGCCGTCCGAGGCTGCGCAGCGCGCGTGGATCGACCGCTACATGGCGGCCTTCGAGCGCGCCGATGTCGAGTCGATCAAGAAGCTCCTCAGCGACGACGTGCTGATGGAGATGCCGCCACTGCTCAACTGGTTCTCCGGGCCGCAGAACTACTGCGCGTTCATGGACTGGGTCTTCGACGTCAATGGCGCCGACTGGCGAGTGCTGCCGGTGGCCGCCAACGGCCAGCCGGGCTTCGCCGCCTACAACCGCGTCGGCGACGAATACCGGCTGCACACGCTGCAGATCTTCACCGTGACGGACGCCGGCATCAGCCGAAACACGGTCTTCCAGGACGCGGAGATCTTCGACTCGTTCGAACTGCCACCGAAACTCGACGTCCGGTGACCACCCATCACGCCGGCGCGATGTGGTGCGCGCCGCGGAACACGTCGCCGGGGTCGACCTCGGCCTTGATGCGGCGCAGCCGCTCGAGCGTCGCGGGCGGATAGATCTCGGCGAGCACGTCGTCGCCGTACTCCTGCGTGAAGTTCGAGTAGCGCCCGGTCGTGAACTCGAGCGGCCCGACCAGGTCGAGCAGCGCGCTCGCCGCCTGCGCATCCGTCGCGTCGCCCGGGAGGATCCCGTTGACCACGACGAGGGCCTGCGCGTCGCGGTGGGCGATCGGCGTGGCATCCGACGCCACCCGCGTGAACGCCCCGCCGAGCGCGCGCAACAGCACCATCGTCGGGATGCCGCTGTCGAGCGCCTCGACGCACGCGCCGAGCAGTTCGTCGGAGAGCTCGGGCGCGAACCCGTTGCCGCCGACGAACCGGAACGGCGGCTTGCCGGGGGGAGCCGATTCGAGGAGGTCGCCGTAGGCGACCGGTCCGAGCGAGACCTCGGTCACCGAGGGCAGGTCCAGCAGCGGTGCGAGCAGTGCGCGGAGCTCATCCTCGGTGCCGAGCAGGGCCACGCCGAGCTGAGGCCCGCCGGGCATCTCGGGGCCGAACGGCGGCATGACCATGAGCGTCGAGTTGAGCGTGTCGGGAGAGGCGACGGTGACGTCGCGCCACGCGCGCAGCACGGCGCCGACGTCGGACGTGTCGAAGTGGATGTGCCCGCCGACGAGGTCGCCGACCGGCGCCGCCTGGAACGTGAACCGCGTGACGATGCCGTAATTGCCGCCGCCGCCGCGGATCGCCCAGAACAGGTCCGGGTGCGACTCGGCGTTCACGGTCACGATCTCGCCGGTCGCCGTCACGAGCTCCGCCTCGCGGAGGATGTCGACCGTGAGCCCGTGCGTTCGCGCCAGCCAGCCGATGCCGCCGCCGAGGGTGAGTCCGCCGACGCCGACGTCGCGCGTGTCGCCCGACGTGATGCCGAGTCCGTGCGGGGCGAGGGCCGCGGCCACGTCGCCCCAGTGCGCCCCTGCGCCCACGGTGACCAGGTCGCCGTCGCCGACGGTGATCTCGTCGAGCCCGGACAGGTCGATCACGACCCCTTCGGCGGCGGGGAGGCCGCCGTGCCCACCGGAGCGGACCGCGATCGGCGACCCGTGCTCGACGGCGACGCGCACAGCCTGCGCCAGTTCGTCGGCGCTGGTCGGACGCACGACGACCTCGGGGTCGCCCGGACCGAGGAAGACGAGCCGGCCGGCCTCGTACGCCGAGGTTCCCGGCCCGAAGGCCCGGTCGGGGATGCGTTCGATCAGGGTGTCGAGCACGGTCGTATCGGTCGTTCGCGGCATGGAGTTCCTCCTCTGGATGCCTCGACTCTGCTCCCTGAGGTACCCCGGCCGCATCGGGCGATCGCCCTATTCCGCTCGAATCAAGCGCTCGCCGCCCCGGCCGGTCGGGCGCTCGCCGGCTCGGGGAGCGGGAACAGCGTCACGAGGCGTTCGACCGTGCCGCGGTCTCCGGTGATCGACAGATCGCCGGCATCGATGCCGTCGTCGAGCGGGCGGCCGTTCCAGACGATGTCGTTGATCGTCGCAGGGTCAGCGGTCACCACGGCGTCGGCGCGACCCGCTTCGCCGCGGCGGATCGTGATCTCGCCCGCCGACACGCGCACGTCGAAGACGTCCTCGCGCATCCGGACCGTGACCTCGGCGTCGAAGCCCTCCGCGAGGTCGGGGCTGAAGCTCGTCTTGAGCGCCAGCATGACCGAGTCGACGCTGATCGGGGCGTCGGGGTCCAGCGACGGCGATCTCCCGCCCCACCGGCCGAGGGCAATGATGACCGGCTCGAGCTGTGTGCCCCACGGCGTCAGCTCGTAGACCGAGACGGTGGCTGCGGGTGGGGGGAGCCGCCTCCGGCTGACGATGCCGTTCGATTCGAGTTCGCGCAGTCGGAGCGCCAGCACGTTCGGGCTCGCGCCAGGCAGGCCGGTTCGCAGGTCGGTGAACCGCTTGGGGCCGAACAACAGTTCGCGCACGACGAGCAGCGCCCAGCGTTCGCCGACGAGGTCGAGGGCGTGGGCGGCCGCGCACCCGTCGTCGTAGGAGCGGTTCACCATACTGGAAGCATACCAAATTGTCCTGAATATGAGAATGATGATTGTAGTTTAGGACTGGATGTGGTGAGGTGTGCCGGGGCGCGCCCCGCGCCCCGCTGGGAGGTCGGCCATGACCGACGATCGATCCGCCGCACGACGCAAGACGTCGGGCGACGATGCTGGCGACGCCGCCGCCGACACCACCGCCGACGCCGTCACGACCGACGGCCCGCCCGACGACTCGCCCGACCCGCGGCGATGGAAGGCGCTCGCGCTGCTCGGCGCGGCGTTCTTCATGGTGATCCTCGACTCGACGATCGTGCTCACCGCCATCCCGGCGATGCAGGACGACCTCGGCCTGGAGGTCTCGGCGGTGCAGTGGGTGCTCACCGGCTACGCCGTGACGTTCGGCAGCCTGCTGCTCTTCTTCGGGCGCGTCGCCGACCTGCTCGGCCGCCGGGCGATCTTCCTCGTCGGAACCGCCGTGTTCGTGGTCGCCTCGCTCGCGTGCGGGTTCGCGTGGACCGGGATCGCCCTGATCGTGGCACGGCTGGTCCAGGGGGCATCCGCTGCGGTCATGGCGCCGACGGCGCTGTCCTTGGTCATGGTGCTGTTCCGGGACCCGGCCGAGCGCAACCGCGCCCTCGGACTCTGGGGTTCCCTGGGCGGCATCGGCGCGACCGCCGGACTGCTCGCCGGCGGGGTCATCACCGCCACGCTCGGCTGGGAGTGGATCTTCTTCATCAACGTCCCGGTCGGCGTCGTCGTGCTCGTCATGCTGCCGAGGCTCGTGGGCGAGAGCCGCCGACGGGTCGCCGTCCGCCGATTCGACGCGGCCGGCGCGATCACGATCACGGCCGCGCTGGCGCTGTTGATCTCGGCCATCGTCAACGCGCCCGATGCGGGGTGGGCGAGTGCCGCGACGGTCGTGCAGCTCGGGGCCGCGGTCGTGCTGATCGCGGTGTTCGCACTCATCGAGTCGAGGTCGAGCGCGCCGCTCGTCCCTCTCCGCATCTTCGGCATGCGCACCCTGACGGCGGGCAACCTCATCATCCTCGCGATCGGACTCGCGGTCGACGGCATGCTCTTCCCGCTCACGCTGTACGCGCAGCAGGTGCTGGGCTTCTCGCCGCTGCAGTTCGGGCTGGCGTGCGCCGTCATGACGGTCGCGTCGGTCGCGGGGGCCTTCGGGGGTCAGGCCGCCGTCACCCGCTTCGGCCTGCGCGCGGTCGCCGTGCCCGCGCTCGTGCTGATCGTCGCCGCCACGTTGCTGCTCAGCACCGCCTCAGTGGACGGGTCGTTCTTCGGCGACCTGTTCTGGCCGCTCCTGATCTTCGGCCTGGGCATGGGAGCGGCGTTCGTCGCGGGGCAGATCGCGGCCCTGCACGGCGTGCCCCCGGAGGATTCCGGATTGGCGGCGGGGCTCGTCGACACGTCCTTCCACATCGGCAGCGCCCTCGGCATCGCGATCGCGACGGCGGTCGCCACCTCGGTCACCGGCGCGGCGATCGCGCAGGGCGGCGCGGGCATCGAGCAGACGGATGCCCTCGCCCAAGGTCTCCGGGCGGCGTTCCTCGCCGCAGCGGTGTTCGCCGCGGCCGGACTACCGGCGGCCCTGCTGCTCCCGCGTCGCCGCCGTGGCAGCGGCGCGAGTGGGCAGGCCAGCCCGAGGTGACCGGCCCGAGGTGACCGGCTCGAGGTGACCGGGCCGCGGTGACACCGGTGAGTCGCGCTATTCGCCCGAGGGATGCGCCTTCGCCGCGTCGATCACCCAGGCGTACGCGAACGCGCGCTCGCGCCACGCCGAGTATCGACCCGAGACTCCGCCGTGCCCGGCCGCCATCTCGATGCGCAGCAGGGCGTCGGCGCCGCGGTCGCGCAACCGCGCCACCCACTTCGCCGGCTCGACGTAGAGCACGCGGGTGTCGTTCAGCGAGGTCACCGCGAGGATCGGCGGGTAGTGGCTGCCGTGCTCGCCGTCGTGCACGTTCTCGTACGGGGCGTACGACTTCATGTACGCATAGACGCCGGCGTCGTCGAGCGGGTTGCCCCACTCGTCCCACTCGATCACCGTCAGCGGCAGCGACGGGTCGAGGATCGACGTCAGCGGGTCGACGAACGGCACCTCGGCGAGGAATCCGCTGAACAGCTTCGGTGCGAGGTTCGCGACCGCGCCCACGAGGAGTCCGCCCGCCGAACCGCCCTGCGCGACGAGGCGCTCGGGCTCGGAGACATCCGTGTCCACGAGGTGCTTCGCCGCGGCGACGAAATCGGTGAAGGTGTTGCGCTTGTGCAGCTTCTTGCCGTGCTCGTACCAGAGCCGGCCCATCTCGCCGCCGCCGCGGACGTGCGCGACCGCGAACACCATGCCGCGGTCGAGCAGGGACAGGCGCGCGATCGAGAACCCCGGGTCGATCGAGTGCTCGTACGACCCGTACCCGTAGAGCAGGGTCGGTGCGGGCGTGCCCGCCTCGACCAGGTCGGCCCGGTACACGAGCGAGATCGGGATCCGGGTGCCGTCGTCGGCCGTCGCCCACTCGCGGCGCTGCTCGTAGCGCTCGGGGTGGTAGTCGCCGAGCACCGGCTGCTGCTTGCGCACGAGGCGCTCACCCGTCGCGATGACGATGTCGGTCACCGTCGTCGGCGTGACGAAGCTCGTGAACCCGATGCGGAGTATCGGCTGCGC from Agromyces sp. LHK192 includes these protein-coding regions:
- a CDS encoding Type 1 glutamine amidotransferase-like domain-containing protein; its protein translation is MSVHLIGGGATTRADAPLHTPFVAEAIRRASEAGRAQPRIAVISLHPEAEEKAAALGELLVEAAAGAAIELHLTAGRAGEPIGLDALADIDGMAVGGGNVETVRAGLEPVFDSMRRLVADGVPYLGISAGAMIAAAGSLGSGSRIGGVVVSPEDPDEPGVELEIEVGIGLVDVAIEVHVAQRGMLSRLVAAVESGLITGALGIDERTALIVGDGGLRVEGSGSVWRVLPAENGVLVSTI
- the yiaA gene encoding inner membrane protein YiaA, giving the protein MYDAEAQRDQFGRPTGAFIGAAWVALALAVAVYLISLWNADLDPFEKGFFLGAFFFGLLSAVGLQKSVRDRHEGVPVTTIYLGVSWLGLGISLAMLAWGLWNSPMLPSENGLYGMTFAMAVFATVVVQKNVRDSLAFKARHPEIYGADAVNARRQTAQVDA
- a CDS encoding helix-turn-helix domain-containing protein: MVNRSYDDGCAAAHALDLVGERWALLVVRELLFGPKRFTDLRTGLPGASPNVLALRLRELESNGIVSRRRLPPPAATVSVYELTPWGTQLEPVIIALGRWGGRSPSLDPDAPISVDSVMLALKTSFSPDLAEGFDAEVTVRMREDVFDVRVSAGEITIRRGEAGRADAVVTADPATINDIVWNGRPLDDGIDAGDLSITGDRGTVERLVTLFPLPEPASARPAGAASA
- a CDS encoding FAD-binding oxidoreductase, with the translated sequence MPRTTDTTVLDTLIERIPDRAFGPGTSAYEAGRLVFLGPGDPEVVVRPTSADELAQAVRVAVEHGSPIAVRSGGHGGLPAAEGVVIDLSGLDEITVGDGDLVTVGAGAHWGDVAAALAPHGLGITSGDTRDVGVGGLTLGGGIGWLARTHGLTVDILREAELVTATGEIVTVNAESHPDLFWAIRGGGGNYGIVTRFTFQAAPVGDLVGGHIHFDTSDVGAVLRAWRDVTVASPDTLNSTLMVMPPFGPEMPGGPQLGVALLGTEDELRALLAPLLDLPSVTEVSLGPVAYGDLLESAPPGKPPFRFVGGNGFAPELSDELLGACVEALDSGIPTMVLLRALGGAFTRVASDATPIAHRDAQALVVVNGILPGDATDAQAASALLDLVGPLEFTTGRYSNFTQEYGDDVLAEIYPPATLERLRRIKAEVDPGDVFRGAHHIAPA
- a CDS encoding MFS transporter, encoding MTDDRSAARRKTSGDDAGDAAADTTADAVTTDGPPDDSPDPRRWKALALLGAAFFMVILDSTIVLTAIPAMQDDLGLEVSAVQWVLTGYAVTFGSLLLFFGRVADLLGRRAIFLVGTAVFVVASLACGFAWTGIALIVARLVQGASAAVMAPTALSLVMVLFRDPAERNRALGLWGSLGGIGATAGLLAGGVITATLGWEWIFFINVPVGVVVLVMLPRLVGESRRRVAVRRFDAAGAITITAALALLISAIVNAPDAGWASAATVVQLGAAVVLIAVFALIESRSSAPLVPLRIFGMRTLTAGNLIILAIGLAVDGMLFPLTLYAQQVLGFSPLQFGLACAVMTVASVAGAFGGQAAVTRFGLRAVAVPALVLIVAATLLLSTASVDGSFFGDLFWPLLIFGLGMGAAFVAGQIAALHGVPPEDSGLAAGLVDTSFHIGSALGIAIATAVATSVTGAAIAQGGAGIEQTDALAQGLRAAFLAAAVFAAAGLPAALLLPRRRRGSGASGQASPR
- a CDS encoding RNA polymerase subunit sigma-70, which encodes MGAGETARELEDRGVSQQRRAGVSAAAAEFERQAERFRPELLAYCYRMSGAAHEAEDLVQDTFLRAWRARGQYDESRASLRTWLYRIATNVCLTALESRSRRPLPSGFIAPREPDAPFAVGVDVTWLQPLPDAMLDTADPAATVIDRSSLRLALAAALQHLSAGQRGALILREVLGFSAAESAEILGVTVSAVNSSLQRARARLKVAGVALEQSNEPSEAAQRAWIDRYMAAFERADVESIKKLLSDDVLMEMPPLLNWFSGPQNYCAFMDWVFDVNGADWRVLPVAANGQPGFAAYNRVGDEYRLHTLQIFTVTDAGISRNTVFQDAEIFDSFELPPKLDVR
- the iolC gene encoding 5-dehydro-2-deoxygluconokinase — its product is MTTAAHIHDLITIGRIGIDLYPLEIERHLDEVETFTRSLGGSAANVAIAAARHGRRSAIVSKTGDDAFGRFLRRELDRLGVDPGYLGTSPDLQTPITFCEIFPPDDFPLTFYRRPLAPDLDLRAEDLPLDDIRDARMYWSTVTGLSEQPSRDTHHAAWASRGRRPLTVLDLDYRPMFWSSVDDARREVRRALEHVTVAVGNLDEVEVAVGERDPHRAADALLDRGLDLAVVKQGPAGVLAKTRDETVESPPIPVEVVNGLGAGDGFGGALAHGLLAGWPLDRIIRFANAAGAIVATRRECSTAMPTTDEVDALLAERGLDGRGLDERGLDGRAADVRA
- a CDS encoding SgcJ/EcaC family oxidoreductase, with translation MSDSRTHDEAAIETVLEDSYRAWAAGDAAGMVADYIEDATAIMPGSLRDGREAIRASMAQAFAGPLRGTSVYSRPLSTRFVGEDLAIVVSESGILFPGQSAVPDEGKVNATWVLAKQRGSWKIAAYHNSAVQA